Proteins encoded in a region of the Streptomyces akebiae genome:
- a CDS encoding glycoside hydrolase family 3 protein: protein MPSRRTVLAATAGVTSALALGTDAQAGARPHDTKLRALVARMSLEEKVGQLFVMRVYGHSATAPDQADVDANLQQLGVRTAAELLEKYRVGGIIYFSWAHNTRDPHQIAALSNGIQRASLGLPRGLPVLVSTDQEHGIVARVGEPATLLPGAMALGAGGSRADAREAGRVGGAELRAIGIRQDYAPVADVNVNPANPVIGVRSFGAAPEAVAGLVAAQVKGYQGAGVAATAKHFPGHGDTAVDSHYGFPVIEHTREQWTALDAPPFRAAIRAGIDSIMTAHIMVPALDPSGDPATLSRPILTGILRGELGYDGVVVTDSLDMRGVREKYGDARVPVLALKAGVDQLLNPPSIDVAWNAVLAAVRAGELTEARLDESILRILRLKAKLGLFERPYVSDAGVERVVGIRRHLDTADRIAERTTTLLVNEGSLLPLSRRTHRNVLVVGADPTSPSGTTGPPTAVLAAELASLGFTATSLSTGTAPTQALIDQAVAAARGKDAVVVGTYNVTAGSTQRTLVARLLATGVPVVAVAIRNPYDVAQLPEVKGYLAAYSWTDVEVRAAARVLAGRVAPHGRLPVPVQRADDPARVLFPLGHGLTYEP, encoded by the coding sequence GTGCCCTCCAGACGTACCGTTCTCGCCGCCACGGCAGGCGTCACCTCGGCCCTGGCCCTCGGCACCGACGCACAGGCCGGCGCCCGCCCTCACGACACGAAGCTCCGTGCCCTGGTCGCCCGCATGAGCCTCGAAGAGAAGGTCGGCCAGCTCTTCGTGATGCGGGTCTACGGGCACTCGGCGACCGCGCCGGACCAGGCCGACGTCGACGCCAACCTCCAGCAGCTGGGCGTGCGCACGGCCGCCGAGTTGCTGGAGAAGTACCGGGTCGGCGGGATCATCTACTTCTCCTGGGCGCACAACACCCGCGACCCGCACCAGATCGCCGCCCTGTCGAACGGCATCCAGCGGGCCTCCCTCGGCCTTCCCCGGGGCCTGCCCGTCCTCGTCTCCACCGACCAGGAACACGGCATCGTGGCCCGGGTCGGCGAGCCCGCCACCCTGCTGCCGGGTGCGATGGCCCTCGGCGCGGGCGGGTCCCGTGCGGACGCCCGCGAGGCCGGACGCGTCGGCGGAGCCGAGCTGCGGGCGATCGGCATCCGGCAGGACTACGCCCCCGTCGCCGACGTGAACGTCAACCCGGCCAACCCCGTCATCGGCGTACGCTCCTTCGGCGCCGCCCCGGAGGCGGTCGCGGGGCTGGTCGCCGCGCAGGTGAAGGGGTATCAGGGCGCCGGGGTCGCGGCGACCGCCAAGCACTTCCCGGGCCACGGGGACACGGCCGTCGACAGTCACTACGGCTTTCCTGTCATCGAGCACACCCGGGAGCAGTGGACGGCTCTGGACGCCCCGCCGTTCCGCGCCGCGATCCGCGCCGGCATCGACTCGATCATGACCGCGCACATCATGGTCCCCGCCCTGGACCCCTCCGGCGACCCGGCCACCCTCTCCCGGCCGATCCTCACCGGCATCCTGCGCGGCGAGCTGGGTTACGACGGGGTCGTCGTCACCGACTCGCTCGACATGCGGGGCGTGCGGGAGAAGTACGGGGACGCCCGGGTGCCGGTGCTGGCGCTGAAGGCGGGCGTGGACCAGCTCCTCAATCCGCCCTCGATCGACGTGGCGTGGAACGCGGTCCTCGCCGCCGTACGCGCCGGCGAACTGACCGAGGCGCGGCTCGACGAGTCGATCCTGCGGATCCTGCGGCTCAAGGCGAAGCTCGGGCTGTTCGAGCGGCCGTATGTGAGTGACGCCGGCGTCGAGCGGGTGGTGGGGATCCGGCGGCATCTCGACACCGCCGACCGGATCGCCGAACGGACCACCACCCTCCTGGTCAACGAGGGTTCGCTGCTGCCGCTGTCCCGGCGTACGCACCGGAACGTGCTGGTGGTGGGCGCCGACCCGACCTCGCCGTCCGGCACCACGGGACCGCCGACGGCCGTCCTCGCCGCCGAACTCGCCTCCCTGGGCTTCACGGCGACCAGCCTGTCGACCGGTACGGCACCCACGCAGGCCCTCATCGACCAGGCCGTGGCGGCGGCCCGGGGCAAGGACGCGGTGGTCGTGGGGACGTACAACGTGACGGCGGGCAGCACCCAGCGGACCCTGGTCGCGCGGTTGCTGGCCACCGGGGTGCCGGTGGTGGCCGTCGCGATCCGCAACCCGTACGACGTGGCGCAACTACCGGAGGTGAAGGGCTACTTGGCGGCGTACTCCTGGACGGACGTCGAGGTGCGGGCGGCGGCGCGGGTGCTGGCCGGGCGGGTGGCGCCGCACGGGAGGCTGCCGGTGCCGGTGCAGCGGGCCGACGACCCGGCGCGGGTGCTGTTCCCCCTCGGGCACGGCCTGACGTACGAACCCTGA